The following are encoded in a window of Colletotrichum lupini chromosome 3, complete sequence genomic DNA:
- a CDS encoding major facilitator superfamily transporter, which translates to MVLQSHDAQEPTGFPDVKALAAAAVSSCAVVEDTKAGTYTDENAVLARYGLERRADGFVNWQRDCATHPRNWTTRRKAFDTTVIILFELYTTIISTTGAVAATEAAPDYGLSRQVSLVGFTLMYQLGQAIGGFLIPPFSELFGRRLPYLISCAAFCLASLLTGLVRDPAAVYAGRFAAGLASAVPSVVIAGSVEDMFNTKQRVWIIVLWNAGTTVGLCFGPVYAAYISQAVGWRWVFHSAAVVTAVLFLAMFGIRESRPSILLGAIIKKIQRERTTMRQLSWHNPDEARDWRALVRISVLRPGKILLTEPLVVMVALISASSWGMIYLFTESLTVVYVSLGFTKTQASLPFLAIAVGVVFTFLPRLWDMKVVRDCQRKQIPIQPEDKIIGFAFAAPALAIGLAWFAWTVPPLVPGVHWAVPMASLVLVGFAVNETAHTLSGYLADSYLLYSASAFSGLALVRAVASGLMPLVAHEMYAGLNANYAGTILAGLAAAFCVTPWVFFRFSKRLRQRSPFARFSLETHYLTNVEDN; encoded by the exons ATGGTCCTACAGAGCCACGACGCCCAGGAGCCGACCGGGTTTCCCGATGTCAAAGccctcgccgccgctgccgtcTCCTCCTGCGCCGTCGTCGAGGACACGAAGGCGGGTACGTATACGGATGAGAACGCCGTCCTAGCAAGGTACGGACTCGAGAGGCGCGCCGACGGCTTCGTCAACTGGCAGCGGGACTGTGCTACGCACCCGCGGAACTGGACTACCAGACGGAAGGCGTTTGATACCACAGTCATCATTCTGTTTGAGCTGTACAC TACAATTATAAGTACAACTGGA GCCGTCGCCGCAACCGAGGCGGCTCCAGACTATGGTCTCAGTCGTCAGGTATCCCTGGTGGGCTTCACCCTAAT GTACCAGCTAGGCCAAGCAATAGGCGGCTTCCTCATCCCCCCCTTTTCCGAGCTCTTTGGCCGCCGCCTCCCCTACCTCATCTCCTGCGCCGCTTTCTGCCTCGCGAGCCTCCTCACCGGCCTAGTCCGCGATCCCGCAGCCGTCTACGCAGGGCGTTTCGCAGCGGGGCTCGCCTCGGCCGTGCCGTCCGTCGTCATCGCCGGTAGCGTGGAGGACATGTTCAACACGAAGCAACGGGTCTGGATCATTGTCCTCTGGAACGCGGGGACAACGGTCGGCTTGTGCTTCGGCCCCGTCTACGCCGCGTATATTTCGCAAGCGGTCGGGTGGCGGTGGGTCTTCCACAGCGCGGCCGTCGTGACGGCGGTGCTGTTCCTGGCCATGTTTGGGATCAGGGAGAGCCGGCCTAGTATCCTGCTGGGGGCCATTATCAAAAAGATTCAGAGGGAGAGGACCACGATGCGACAACTGTCGTGGCATAACCCGGACGAGGCGCGCGACTGGCGGGCCCTGGTCCGGATCAGCGTTCTTCGACCGGGCAAGATCTTGCTCACGGAGCCGTTGGTCGTTATGGTGGCGCTCATCTCGGCGTCGTCGTGGGGCATGATTTACCTTTTTACCGAGTCGCTCACCGTGGTCTACGTCTCGCTCGGGTTCACCAAGACGCAGGCGTCGTTGCCGTTCCTGGCCATCGCCGTCGGCGTCGTCTTCACGTTCCTCCCTCGTCTGTGGGATATGAAGGTCGTCCGAGACTGCCAACGAAAGCAGATTCCCATCCAGCC AGAGGACAAAATCATCGGCTTCGCGTTCGCCGCCCCGGCACTCGCCATCGGGCTGGCGTGGTTCGCGTGGACGGTCCCACCCCTGGTGCCGGGCGTCCACTGGGCGGTGCCCATGGCGTCGCTCGTGCTCGTGGGCTTCGCGGTCAACGAGACGGCGCACACTTTGAGCGGCTACCTCGCGGACTCGTACCTGCTCTACTCGGCGTCGGCGTTCTCGGGTCTCGCGCTCGTGCGGGCCGTCGCGTCGGGGCTGATGCCGCTGGTGGCGCACGAGATGTACGCCGGGCTGAACGCGAACTACGCGGGCACGATACTGGCAGGGCTGGCGGCCGCGTTCTGCGTGACGCCGTGGGTGTTTTTCCGGTTCAGCAAGAGGTTGAGGCAGAGGAGCCCGTTTGCGCGGTTTAGTCTGGAGACGCACTACCTGACCAACGTAGAAGATAATTAG
- a CDS encoding ATP synthase complex subunit H, with the protein MLVQLSRATRAASAVSRLARPSAVQMRGFIAPTVSRRADFVQELYLKELKAYKPTPIKESDSQGQVQTFSIPATPKSPEEADLAASLKEYESMAVEVEGQDATAAANGEPVKHDWLMIEEDEEEPHH; encoded by the exons ATGCTCGTCCAATTGTCCAGAGCCACT CGCGCCGCTTCGGCTGTCTCTCGGCTGGCGAGGCCCAGCGCCGTCCAGATGAGGGGATTCATCGCTCCCACCGTCTCCCGCAGAG CCGACTTCGTCCAGGAGCTCTACCTCAAGGAGCTCAAGGCCTACAAGCCCACCCCCATCAAGGAGTCCGACTCCCAGGGCCAGGTCCAGACCTTCTCCATCCCCGCCACCCCCAAGTCCCCCGAGGAGGCCGACCTCGCCGCCAGCCTGAAGGAGTACGAGAGCATGGCCGTCGAGGTCGAGGGCCAGGACGCCACTGCTGCCGCCAACGGCGAGCCCGTCAAGCACGACTGGCTCATGATtgaggaggacgaggaggagccTCACCACTAG